One Anoplopoma fimbria isolate UVic2021 breed Golden Eagle Sablefish chromosome 2, Afim_UVic_2022, whole genome shotgun sequence DNA window includes the following coding sequences:
- the LOC129101484 gene encoding G2/mitotic-specific cyclin-B2-like isoform X1 gives MASVEAGAEENLMKMMKRSQTTAGPRRAALGEITNNTKINIEDIQTMKEHIWNYERTGPSKASTKQPCAQKAKPVVHPVIQVPEPADLLLPVSNESADVSLEEEDELCQAFSEALLTVQDVDEQDSDLPQLCSEYIKDIYNYLHELEVQQAVRADYMQGYEITERMRALLVDWLVQVHSRFQLLQETLYLTVAVMDRFLQVQPVSRRKLQLVGVTAMLVACKYEEMYAPEVGDFTYITDNAFTNAQVLEMEQLVLKALNFELGRPLPLHFLRRASKVANSDVERHTLAKYLMELTLLDYDMVHYRPSEIAAAALCLSQLLLEGLPWSPTQQHYSTYDAAHLKPIMQHVAKNVVMVNEGKTKFQSIKNKYSSSKLMRISLIPQLRSSTVTTLAAALLREP, from the exons ATGGCGTCTGTGGAAGCTGGAGCAGAGGAGaacctgatgaagatgatgaagaggagtcAGACCACAGCAGGGCCGAGGAGGGCTGCTCTGGGAGAGATCACCAACAACACCAAG attaatattgaagacatccaaactatgaaggaacacatatggaattatgag AGGACGGGACCTTCAAAAGCATCAACCAAACAACCGTGTGCCCAGAAAGCTAAACCGGTGGTGCATCCAGTGATCCAGGTCCCGGAACCTGCAGATCTTCTCCTCCCAGTTTCAAATGAGTCTGCTGACGTgtccctggaggaggaggatgagctGTGCCAGGCTTTCTCCGAGGCGCTGCTCACTGTGCAGGACGTCGACGAGCAGGACTCAGACCTGCCGCAGCTCTGCTCAGAATACATCAAAGATATCTACAACTACCTGCACGAGCTGGAG GTGCAGCAGGCTGTACGAGCCGACTACATGCAGGGTTATGAAATCACTGAACGCATGCGAGCTCTTCTGGTCGACTGGCTGGTCCAGGTCCACTCCAGgttccagctgctgcaggagacCCTGTACCTCACAGTCGCCGTCATGGATCGTTTCCTTCAG GTCCAGCCGGTCTCACGCAGGAAGCTGCAGCTGGTCGGTGTGACCGCCATGCTGGTGGCCTGTAAATACGAGGAGATGTACGCTCCGGAGGTCGGAGACTTCACCTACATCACGGACAACGCGTTCACGAACGCTCAGGTTCTGGAGATGGAGCAGCTGGTTCTGAAGGCCCTCAACTTTGAGCTGGGACGTCCTCTTCCACTGCACTTCCTCAGACGGGCCTCCAAGGTGGCCAAT TCTGACGTAGAGAGACACACGCTGGCCAAGTATCTGATGGAGCTGACCCTCCTGGACTACGACATGGTTCACTACCGGCCCTCTGAGATCGCTGCTGCCGCTCTGTGTCTctcccagctgctgctggaggggcTGCCCTGG TCTCCCACACAGCAGCACTACTCCACTTACGACGCGGCTCACCTGAAGCCGATCATGCAGCACGTCGCCAAAAACGTCGTGATGGTGAACGAGGGGAAGACGAAGTTCCAG tcCATCAAGAACAAGTACTCGAGCAGCAAGCTGATGAGGATCAGCCTCATCCCTCAGCTGAGGTCGTCCACCGTCACGACGCTGGCGGCCGCTCTGCTCAGAGAACCTTGA
- the LOC129101484 gene encoding G2/mitotic-specific cyclin-B2-like isoform X2 encodes MASVEAGAEENLMKMMKRSQTTAGPRRAALGEITNNTKRTGPSKASTKQPCAQKAKPVVHPVIQVPEPADLLLPVSNESADVSLEEEDELCQAFSEALLTVQDVDEQDSDLPQLCSEYIKDIYNYLHELEVQQAVRADYMQGYEITERMRALLVDWLVQVHSRFQLLQETLYLTVAVMDRFLQVQPVSRRKLQLVGVTAMLVACKYEEMYAPEVGDFTYITDNAFTNAQVLEMEQLVLKALNFELGRPLPLHFLRRASKVANSDVERHTLAKYLMELTLLDYDMVHYRPSEIAAAALCLSQLLLEGLPWSPTQQHYSTYDAAHLKPIMQHVAKNVVMVNEGKTKFQSIKNKYSSSKLMRISLIPQLRSSTVTTLAAALLREP; translated from the exons ATGGCGTCTGTGGAAGCTGGAGCAGAGGAGaacctgatgaagatgatgaagaggagtcAGACCACAGCAGGGCCGAGGAGGGCTGCTCTGGGAGAGATCACCAACAACACCAAG AGGACGGGACCTTCAAAAGCATCAACCAAACAACCGTGTGCCCAGAAAGCTAAACCGGTGGTGCATCCAGTGATCCAGGTCCCGGAACCTGCAGATCTTCTCCTCCCAGTTTCAAATGAGTCTGCTGACGTgtccctggaggaggaggatgagctGTGCCAGGCTTTCTCCGAGGCGCTGCTCACTGTGCAGGACGTCGACGAGCAGGACTCAGACCTGCCGCAGCTCTGCTCAGAATACATCAAAGATATCTACAACTACCTGCACGAGCTGGAG GTGCAGCAGGCTGTACGAGCCGACTACATGCAGGGTTATGAAATCACTGAACGCATGCGAGCTCTTCTGGTCGACTGGCTGGTCCAGGTCCACTCCAGgttccagctgctgcaggagacCCTGTACCTCACAGTCGCCGTCATGGATCGTTTCCTTCAG GTCCAGCCGGTCTCACGCAGGAAGCTGCAGCTGGTCGGTGTGACCGCCATGCTGGTGGCCTGTAAATACGAGGAGATGTACGCTCCGGAGGTCGGAGACTTCACCTACATCACGGACAACGCGTTCACGAACGCTCAGGTTCTGGAGATGGAGCAGCTGGTTCTGAAGGCCCTCAACTTTGAGCTGGGACGTCCTCTTCCACTGCACTTCCTCAGACGGGCCTCCAAGGTGGCCAAT TCTGACGTAGAGAGACACACGCTGGCCAAGTATCTGATGGAGCTGACCCTCCTGGACTACGACATGGTTCACTACCGGCCCTCTGAGATCGCTGCTGCCGCTCTGTGTCTctcccagctgctgctggaggggcTGCCCTGG TCTCCCACACAGCAGCACTACTCCACTTACGACGCGGCTCACCTGAAGCCGATCATGCAGCACGTCGCCAAAAACGTCGTGATGGTGAACGAGGGGAAGACGAAGTTCCAG tcCATCAAGAACAAGTACTCGAGCAGCAAGCTGATGAGGATCAGCCTCATCCCTCAGCTGAGGTCGTCCACCGTCACGACGCTGGCGGCCGCTCTGCTCAGAGAACCTTGA
- the crybgx gene encoding crystallin beta gamma X codes for MNIFTKVPGFAQQTSKLGSVLQRAFYGSSGRVTLFEQRNFAGRRLDLSSDCARISEKNFPERCNSVQVESGAWVGYEHENFRGRQYLWDMSDRGEYNCYDKWCAQVDHVSSVRAVKQDNNPGKAQLFERAGFSGKKMEIQDDIPNLMSRYSLNRVASIRVLGGAWAVYQEPNYRGSHYILEKRDYNNFSDWGSQNSTVGSMRRVRFT; via the exons ATGAACATCTTCACTAAAGTCCCAGGATTTGCCCAACAAACAAG CAAGCTGGGGTCTGTGCTCCAACGTGCCTTCTACGGGTCCAGTGGGAGG GTGACCCTTTTCGAGCAGCGTAACTTCGCTGGCAGAAGACTGGACCTGAGCTCGGACTGCGCTCGGATCAGCGAGAAGAACTTCCCAGAGAGATGCAACTCTGTGCAGGTGGAGAGCGGAGC ATGGGTCGGTTACGAGCATGAGAACTTCCGTGGCCGTCAGTACCTGTGGGACATGTCCGACCGGGGGGAGTACAACTGCTACGACAAGTGGTGCGCTCAGGTGGACCATGTGTCCTCTGTCCGGGCCGTCAAACAG GACAACAACCCGGGCAAAGCTCAGCTGTTCGAGCGAGCCGGCTTCTCCGGTAAGAAGATGGAGATCCAGGACGACATCCCCAACCTGATGAGCCGCTACAGCCTCAACAGGGTCGCCTCCATCCGCGTGCTCGGAGGAGC gtggGCTGTGTACCAGGAGCCGAACTACAGAGGGTCTCATTACATCCTGGAGAAGCGTGATTACAACAACTTCTCCGACTGGGGCAGCCAGAACAGCACCGTGGGCTCCATGCGCCGAGTCCGCTTCACCTAA
- the lctla gene encoding lactase-like a, whose translation MLLQRCILRPYHVLALVLFVSAREDFDWTKNEKTSFYYGTFPTGFSWGAGSSAYQTEGAWNIDGKGMSIWDTFAHKKGKIFSNDTGDTSCEGYYKFKDDITLMKDMKLNHYRFSISWPRILPSGLKSEQINEKGIKYYDDLINMLLDNKITPIVTLYHWDLPQALQEKYGGWQNATMVNYFNDFANLCFERFGSKVKYWITFNNPWSIAVEGYETGEHAPGLKLKGTGAYRAAHNIIKAHAKVWHTYDIKWRSKQKGLVGISLTADWGEPVDITNQKDIEAAERYMQFYMGWFATPIFNGDYPQVMKDYIGRKSGQQGLGASRLPVFSPQEKSYIKGTCDFLGLGHFTTRYVTLKNYPAGLGDSYFADRDLAELVDPRWPDPGSEWLYSVPWGFRRLLNFVKTQYGNPMIYVTENGVSEKMHCTDLCDDWRMQYFKDYINEMLKALKDGVNVKGYTAWSLLDNFEWDEGFSERFGLFYVDFRTKNKPRYPKASVQFYKRIISSNGFPNQREVESWKRKAVETCSSSNQLLAADPLIGHMEMVTEIVVPTVCTLCILLSAVFLMFLLRGRI comes from the exons ATGCTGCTGCAGCGGTGCATCCTGAGGCCGTACCATGTTCTTGCACTGGTGCTGTTTGTATCAGCCAGGGAGGACTTTGACTGGACGAAGAACGAGAAGACGTCTTTCTACTACGGCACCTTCCCCACCG GGTTCTCCTGGGGAGCCGGCAGCTCTGCGTATCAGACGGAAGGAGCTTGGAACATAGACGGCAAAGGGATGAGCATCTGGGACACATTCGCCCACAAGAAGGGGAAAATCTTCTCAAATGACACGGGAGACACCTCCTGTGAGGGCTACTACAAGTTCAAG gatGACATCACCTTGATGAAGGACATGAAGCTGAACCATTATCGCTTCTCCATTTCCTGGCCAAGGATTTTACCAAGCGGACTGAAAA GTGAACAAATCAACGAGAAAGGAATCAAATACTATGACGACCTGATCAACATGCTGCTGGACAATAAGATCACCCCCATCGTTACTCTGTACCACTGGGATTTACCACAG GCCTTACAGGAGAAGTACGGCGGCTGGCAGAACGCCACCATGGTGAACTACTTCAACGACTTCGCCAACTTGTGCTTTGAAAGATTTGGAAGCAAAGTGAAGTACTGGATCACCTTCAACAACCCGTGG tccATTGCTGTGGAGGGATATGAAACAGGAGAACATGCACCCGGACTGAAGCTGAAGGGAACGGGAGCTTACAGAGCGGCTCACAACATCATCAAG GCCCACGCTAAAGTTTGGCACACGTACGACATAAAGTGGAGAAGCAAACAAAAAG gcctgGTTGGGATCTCGCTCACGGCTGACTGGGGGGAACCTGTAGACATCACCAACCAGAAGGACATCGAAGCAGCAGAGAGATACATGCAGTTCTACATGGGATGGTTCGCTACTCCCATCTTCAACGGAGACTACCCCCAGGTCATGAAAGACTACATCG gCAGGAAGAGTGGCCAGCAGGGCCTGGGAGCCTCTCGGCTGCCCGTCTTCTCGCCTCAGGAGAAGAGCTACATCAAGGGGACCTGTGACTTCCTCGGCCTCGGCCATTTCACCACCCGCTACGTCACCCTGAAGAATTACCCAGCAGGCCTTGGGGACAGCTACTTTGCAGATCGTGACCTCGCAGAGCTGGTGGACCCTCGGTGGCCCGATCCCGGCTCTGAGTGGCTCTACTCTGTTCCCTGGGGCTTCAGACGCTTGTTGAACTTTGTGAAG ACTCAGTATGGAAACCCGATGATATACGTGACAGAGAACGGAGTGTCGGAGAAGATGCACTGCACCGACCTCTGTGACGACTGGAGGATGCAGTACTTCAAAGATTACATCAACGAGATGCTCAAAG CGTTGAAGGACGGGGTGAACGTGAAGGGCTACACGGCCTGGTCCCTCCTCGACAACTTCGAGTGGGATGAAGGATTCTCCGAGCGGTTCGGACTCTTCTACGTGGACTTCAGGACCAAAAACAAGCCGCGCTACCCGAAGGCCTCGGTCCAGTTCTACAAACGCATCATCAGCTCCAACGGCTTCCCCAATCAGAGAGAG GTGGAGAGTTGGAAGAGGAAAGCCGTGGAGACGTGCTCCTCCagtaaccagctgctggctgcag ATCCGCTGATTGGTCACATGGAGATGGTGACAGAGATCGTGGTTCCCACCGTGTGCACGCTCTGCATCCTCCTCAGTGCAGTGTTCCTCATGTTCCTGCTGCGAGGACgcatctga